The following nucleotide sequence is from cyanobacterium endosymbiont of Braarudosphaera bigelowii.
AACAATAGTAACTACTTCAATTGAAAATATTCAAAATTCTTTATCAACAATCAAACAGTTTATTGAGATTCAAAATAGAGAGAATAATCAAACAGCTCAAGTATTGGGAGTACATTTAGAAGGCCCTTTTTTAAATTATCAGAAAAAAGGAGCGCATTCATTTCATTATCTTCTTGAACCTTCTATTGATTCTGTACAGCGAATATTAGAAGGTTACGAAGATGTTGTTAAAATAATAACATTAGCTCCTGAACTAGATAAAACCCGAAAAGTTATTCCATATTTGCTGTCAAAAAAAATAATTGTCAGTTTAGGACATTCTCAAGCCAATGCAGAAGAAGCAAAAACAGCTTTCGCTATGGGAGCATCAATGGTGACTCATGCATATAATGCAATGCCTTCTTTACATCACCGTCAACCAGGTTTATTGGGAGAAGCAATTATAAATAACAAAGTTTCTTGTGGTTTAATAGCTGATGGTCATCATGTTTGTACTACTATGATGGATCTTTTATTAAGAAGCAGCTCATATCATAAAGGCATATTTTTAGTAAGTGATGCTTTAGCACCAATTGGCTTAGGAGACGGAATTTATCCCTGGGACAATCGAGAAATAGAAGTAATAAAAGGAACAGCAAGGCTTGCTGATAAAACTTTGGCAGGAACAACATTGTCTTTATTCGTTGGAGTTCAAAATTTAGTTAATTGGGAAATATGTTCTCCTGAAATTGCTATTGCCTTGGCTACTGAATCACCCAGAAAGGCTATTAACTTACCTGGAATTTCAATTGGACAACCAGCACATTTAATTCAGTGGTACTGGGATCAATTAAATAACCAGTTAAGTTGGCGAAGGATTGAGGTTTAAATTAAATATCAAATCTAAACAGCACAACTTAAGATCAGTTGGAATGTCTAAAACAATTTAAATAGAGAAAAAATTAAATAAAATATAGTTTTCTAGTCTAATGAGATACAAAATGATTTTTAAGCCAACTATACCAAGCCGATAAACCTTCTCCAGTAACTGATGAAACCTGGAAGATATCCAGTTTAGGATTTACTTGTTTAGCATATTCTAAGCACTGATCAATATTAAAATTGAGATGAGGTAATAGATCAATTTTCGTTAGTAGCATTACTTGGCTTTCTCTAAACATATGGGGATATTTAAGAGGTTTATCCTCTCCTTCTGTAATAGATAAAATAGCAATTTTAGCTGATTCACCAAGATCGAATAGAGCAGGACAAACTAAATTGCCAACATTTTCTATCATCAAAATTGAATTAGGTTTAGGATCTAACTCTACATAACCTTGTTGAACCATTGAAGCTTCTAGATGACAGCCTGCCCCAGTATTTATCTGAATCACTTTACATCCAGTTTCTTGAATTTTTTCAGCATCATTGATAGTTTCTTGATCTCCTTCAATAACACTTATTGAAATATATTTTTTTAAGTCATTAATTGTACGAGTTAACAGAGTTGTTTTACCTGAACCCGGAGAACTCACCAAGTTTAGAGAGCAGATATTATTTTCTCTGAAAAAAAGACGATTTTGTTCTGCAAACGTATTGT
It contains:
- the nagA gene encoding N-acetylglucosamine-6-phosphate deacetylase, which gives rise to MQNIIITNAKIIGYQKWQKILINEQGIIEGIVDTSLDVDSIKICKVYDARGDWVSLGGLDLQINGALGLSFTDIDKTQIPKLREICDFLWKQGVNSFLPTIVTTSIENIQNSLSTIKQFIEIQNRENNQTAQVLGVHLEGPFLNYQKKGAHSFHYLLEPSIDSVQRILEGYEDVVKIITLAPELDKTRKVIPYLLSKKIIVSLGHSQANAEEAKTAFAMGASMVTHAYNAMPSLHHRQPGLLGEAIINNKVSCGLIADGHHVCTTMMDLLLRSSSYHKGIFLVSDALAPIGLGDGIYPWDNREIEVIKGTARLADKTLAGTTLSLFVGVQNLVNWEICSPEIAIALATESPRKAINLPGISIGQPAHLIQWYWDQLNNQLSWRRIEV
- the hypB gene encoding hydrogenase nickel incorporation protein HypB; this encodes MCITCGCTSHSNISLTRLNTRETKDISHHSHKSTNDSVVDKSFDNHINHSQSIQASESIVNLEKKILQKNNTFAEQNRLFFRENNICSLNLVSSPGSGKTTLLTRTINDLKKYISISVIEGDQETINDAEKIQETGCKVIQINTGAGCHLEASMVQQGYVELDPKPNSILMIENVGNLVCPALFDLGESAKIAILSITEGEDKPLKYPHMFRESQVMLLTKIDLLPHLNFNIDQCLEYAKQVNPKLDIFQVSSVTGEGLSAWYSWLKNHFVSH